A stretch of Desulfotalea psychrophila LSv54 DNA encodes these proteins:
- the map gene encoding type I methionyl aminopeptidase, producing the protein MKEVYIKSPAEIELMRQAGQLLAKVFEMLDGFVKPGVTTMEINNRVEDFITVDLAARPASKGQYGYKYVLNSSVNEVVCHGVPSTRQKLKLKDIVNLDITLEKSGFISDSSRMYVMPEASAQARKLVETTYQAMWEGIKMVKPGARLGDVGHAIQTFAENYGYSVVRDYCGHGIGKEMHEAPQVLHYGSPDTGLVLEEGMTFTIEPMINQGTSGIRTSKDGWNVVTRDKKLSAQYEHTILVTADGYEVLT; encoded by the coding sequence ATGAAAGAAGTTTATATAAAGTCTCCTGCTGAAATAGAGCTTATGAGGCAGGCAGGGCAGTTACTGGCAAAGGTTTTTGAAATGTTGGATGGATTTGTTAAGCCGGGTGTAACAACCATGGAAATTAACAATAGAGTTGAAGATTTTATTACTGTCGATTTGGCGGCACGGCCAGCAAGCAAGGGGCAGTATGGTTATAAATATGTCCTCAACAGTTCGGTAAACGAGGTTGTCTGTCATGGCGTTCCAAGTACCAGGCAGAAGCTCAAGTTAAAGGATATTGTTAACCTGGATATCACCCTAGAGAAAAGCGGCTTTATTTCAGATTCCAGTAGGATGTATGTTATGCCCGAGGCCTCAGCTCAGGCCCGAAAACTGGTTGAGACCACCTATCAGGCTATGTGGGAGGGTATCAAAATGGTTAAACCCGGGGCTCGGCTGGGTGATGTGGGCCATGCAATCCAGACATTTGCCGAAAATTACGGCTATAGCGTTGTTCGTGATTACTGTGGTCATGGCATTGGCAAAGAGATGCATGAAGCGCCTCAAGTACTGCACTACGGTAGCCCGGATACAGGCCTGGTTCTTGAAGAGGGGATGACCTTCACCATTGAGCCGATGATCAATCAAGGTACATCCGGAATAAGAACAAGCAAAGATGGTTGGAATGTTGTTACCCGTGACAAAAAATTATCTGCTCAATATGAGCATACAATTCTGGTCACAGCGGATGGCTATGAGGTGCTCACCTAA
- a CDS encoding sigma-54-dependent Fis family transcriptional regulator: protein MISELPNHEKLQKIIDASFKRSKKYNITPQVDGSPESTKLTEQAFRQRIKKQQLFYDTTKEQLENLYDLLKGTGFCMIFTDNEGYILYLVGDPDLQAHFAHRRCIPRYRWTEKDVGTCAIGLTLLEKISIFLPGTQMYATTAKKISNASSPIFSPDGKELLGVICLSGYSENMHVHTIGLVSQASKNIRSRLQSLEKQQEIAIKNQYMTAIIESKSSGIVTVDQQGNIVQTNHKARNLLAIKADARDNLLTTYIGNSLNIADCLERGRGFRAREIVSKKTGVSYFASLDPIRLEEEQLVGGIFTFVEKNEALRRAVKLIGTQAPFTFDSILGDSPALKSALHLARISAKNTASVLLYGETGTGKELFAQAIHNASEHKNGSFVAINCGAIPKELLESELFGYEEGAFTGAQKGGRPGKIELANNGTLFLDEIGDMPFEMQVKLLRVLQFGEIQRVGGLRTIPVNLRIISATHKDLKKMIDVQQFRADLYYRISTLRINIPPLRERQGDILKLVQYFIDRHIIKFDRRKQVLPSQTRLAISKYSWPGNIRQLESATERAIYLAEDGVLLPEHFAISDLFSNTNKEVVKVVGTQTLEEVESQIITETLAFFDNNISKTAQSLGISRPTLYRKIDKYRIVLTKGHELQGEE, encoded by the coding sequence ATGATCTCAGAACTGCCCAACCACGAAAAACTGCAAAAAATAATTGATGCCTCGTTCAAACGATCTAAAAAATATAATATTACCCCTCAGGTAGATGGCTCTCCTGAAAGCACCAAGCTAACGGAGCAGGCTTTCAGGCAGCGAATAAAGAAGCAACAGCTTTTTTATGATACCACCAAAGAACAGTTAGAAAACCTCTACGACCTGCTGAAGGGAACGGGGTTTTGCATGATCTTTACCGACAATGAGGGCTATATCCTTTATCTGGTGGGCGATCCTGATCTTCAGGCCCATTTTGCCCATAGACGTTGCATTCCCAGGTATCGCTGGACAGAAAAGGATGTTGGCACCTGTGCAATTGGTCTGACTCTGCTTGAAAAGATCAGTATTTTTCTGCCGGGTACTCAGATGTATGCTACTACGGCAAAAAAAATTAGCAATGCCAGCTCCCCCATCTTTTCTCCCGATGGTAAGGAACTTTTGGGGGTCATCTGTTTGAGTGGCTATTCAGAAAACATGCATGTCCATACTATAGGTCTTGTTAGCCAGGCTTCTAAAAACATAAGATCCAGACTTCAATCTCTTGAAAAACAGCAAGAAATTGCCATAAAGAATCAATATATGACGGCAATTATTGAGTCTAAATCATCTGGAATAGTGACCGTTGACCAACAGGGAAATATTGTCCAAACAAACCACAAGGCCCGTAATCTCCTGGCCATAAAGGCAGATGCAAGGGATAATTTACTCACTACCTATATCGGCAATAGTCTGAATATTGCTGATTGTCTGGAGCGGGGGAGAGGATTTCGAGCCCGGGAAATTGTCTCCAAAAAAACGGGGGTGAGCTATTTTGCCTCTCTTGACCCTATACGACTGGAGGAGGAGCAACTTGTGGGGGGAATCTTTACCTTTGTTGAAAAAAATGAAGCGTTGCGCCGAGCAGTTAAACTGATCGGTACTCAGGCCCCATTTACCTTTGATTCTATCCTTGGCGACAGTCCCGCACTTAAATCAGCCCTCCACCTTGCCCGTATTTCCGCAAAGAATACTGCCTCGGTGCTTCTTTATGGGGAAACCGGAACGGGTAAAGAGCTTTTTGCCCAGGCAATTCACAATGCAAGCGAACATAAAAATGGCTCCTTTGTTGCTATCAACTGTGGGGCCATCCCCAAAGAGCTCTTGGAGAGTGAGCTTTTCGGTTATGAGGAGGGGGCTTTTACCGGGGCGCAAAAGGGTGGCAGACCGGGCAAGATAGAACTTGCCAATAACGGCACCCTCTTTCTTGATGAAATAGGCGATATGCCCTTTGAAATGCAGGTTAAACTCCTGCGAGTGCTTCAGTTTGGAGAAATACAACGAGTAGGTGGACTACGTACTATCCCTGTGAATCTGAGGATCATCTCTGCAACCCATAAAGATCTGAAGAAAATGATTGATGTTCAACAGTTTAGGGCAGATCTTTATTACCGTATCAGTACCCTGAGGATAAATATTCCACCCCTGAGAGAACGTCAGGGTGATATTCTTAAGTTAGTTCAGTATTTCATAGATAGGCATATAATAAAATTCGATCGTCGCAAACAGGTCCTCCCCAGTCAAACGCGTCTGGCTATCAGTAAGTACAGCTGGCCCGGCAATATCCGTCAGCTGGAAAGCGCCACGGAACGTGCCATCTACTTGGCAGAAGACGGTGTTCTTCTCCCGGAGCACTTTGCCATTAGTGATCTCTTTTCTAATACCAATAAAGAGGTGGTTAAAGTGGTGGGCACGCAGACCCTGGAGGAGGTGGAGTCACAAATTATCACGGAGACCCTTGCCTTTTTTGATAATAATATCAGCAAAACAGCTCAGTCTCTTGGCATTTCCCGTCCGACACTCTACAGAAAGATAGATAAGTACAGAATTGTCCTGACAAAGGGTCATGAGCTGCAAGGAGAAGAGTAA
- a CDS encoding RidA family protein, with protein MIERIETSERMSKVVIHNGLAYLCGQVCADSSEPVEQQTESTLARVDALLQTAGSDREHILNATIYLRDMKDFAEMNKVWDNWVPRRSAPARACVEARLARPELLVEVSVVAAVIAK; from the coding sequence ATGATAGAAAGAATTGAAACAAGTGAACGTATGAGCAAGGTGGTAATCCATAACGGCCTTGCCTATCTTTGTGGTCAGGTCTGTGCTGATAGTAGTGAGCCCGTTGAGCAACAAACAGAGAGTACTCTTGCCCGGGTTGATGCCCTTTTACAAACAGCGGGCAGTGATCGGGAACACATACTCAATGCAACAATTTATCTTCGTGACATGAAGGATTTTGCAGAGATGAATAAGGTTTGGGATAACTGGGTGCCAAGGAGATCTGCTCCAGCCAGAGCCTGTGTTGAGGCGCGACTTGCCCGCCCTGAGCTACTTGTTGAAGTATCCGTTGTTGCCGCAGTTATTGCCAAATAG
- a CDS encoding Bug family tripartite tricarboxylate transporter substrate binding protein, with protein MKRFGKSLVAIATTLTISLTAASAFAEYPTKPIKVIVPWSAGGDSDLSTRVWANAIEKELGTPVVVINKAGGGGIMGSAFVANSKNDGYTLLNVGLSNVLVTPNFSKTPYDFDSFTPIIKMTSVPLAIVVPADSPYKTLPEFVAGAQAGKVTQGSWGAASSATILANMIAGQLDYKVTYVHANSGAASMVSVIGGHIDSAVAFPPAFGPHVKSGRARALAMNNKMDDFPGVPTFAEFGVKGDFEGWSGIFAPKGVPAEVVEKLVAATEKAMKDPKVRQAFKNMNAVVDYRSGQEWIDEMKVTYNMMHDEAAKMHDEAAKMKK; from the coding sequence ATGAAACGCTTTGGAAAATCACTTGTAGCAATTGCCACAACTCTGACCATCTCTTTAACAGCTGCATCAGCTTTTGCTGAATATCCAACAAAACCTATTAAGGTCATCGTTCCCTGGAGTGCCGGCGGCGATTCTGATCTCTCTACCCGTGTATGGGCTAACGCAATAGAAAAAGAACTTGGTACTCCAGTTGTAGTTATTAATAAGGCCGGTGGTGGTGGCATTATGGGTAGCGCCTTTGTGGCAAACTCTAAAAATGATGGTTATACCCTGCTTAATGTTGGTCTCAGTAACGTGCTTGTTACTCCGAACTTTAGCAAGACCCCCTACGATTTTGATAGCTTTACTCCTATTATCAAAATGACCTCTGTCCCTCTGGCAATCGTTGTCCCTGCAGACAGTCCTTATAAAACTCTGCCGGAGTTCGTTGCTGGCGCTCAGGCAGGAAAGGTAACTCAAGGCTCTTGGGGTGCAGCCTCTTCCGCGACCATCCTTGCTAACATGATTGCCGGCCAGCTCGATTATAAGGTTACCTATGTACACGCGAACAGTGGCGCTGCCTCCATGGTATCTGTAATTGGTGGGCATATTGATTCTGCCGTAGCTTTTCCGCCTGCCTTTGGTCCTCACGTTAAATCCGGTCGTGCCAGAGCCCTTGCCATGAACAATAAAATGGACGACTTTCCAGGTGTACCTACCTTTGCTGAGTTCGGGGTAAAGGGTGATTTCGAGGGATGGTCCGGTATTTTTGCCCCTAAGGGTGTTCCAGCCGAGGTAGTTGAAAAACTTGTTGCCGCTACAGAGAAGGCGATGAAAGATCCTAAGGTACGACAGGCATTCAAAAACATGAACGCCGTGGTAGATTACCGCAGTGGTCAGGAGTGGATTGACGAGATGAAGGTCACCTACAATATGATGCATGATGAAGCTGCTAAGATGCATGACGAAGCTGCTAAGATGAAGAAATAA
- a CDS encoding tripartite tricarboxylate transporter permease, with translation MLENILNGFSSIFAVGPLIGITVGVVVGIIFGAIPGISAIMAIAIILPLTFYVDPIIGIPMLLAVYKAGIYGGSISAILINTPGAAASFLTAQDGNALTKMGKAGKALDMSLYASVTGEMLSTLVLIFVAAPISVISLQAGPIERVFLLLFAFTVIGSITGESVARGLLSCCLGMFVAMVGMSPITGASRFTFGVPELLNGFTFMPMLIGVLVMPEVIKAIRNRKDPDAQMRLMKSTIPADNRISWKEYKSVLGTILKSSGIGTFIGSLPGLGSSTAAFLAYGEAKRCAKNPEKFGKGSIRGIAAAESANNAVCGATMIPMLTLGIPGDDVAALLMGAFLIQGITPGPTIFFEHTSVIYSIFAGFLITDLFLLVIAKSGFRFWTRVASVPRSYIFPCVTIFAFAGSFTVNQDINDVFVLILFTLFGYGMRLTGLNPAAFIIGVILTPFLEQNLDQAVAIVGTEYHLFFASPFSWIFTALAAFSVYSTLRQRKKEAARAALKKAIEVDEGVEVPA, from the coding sequence ATGCTAGAAAACATTTTAAACGGATTTTCCTCCATATTTGCTGTGGGCCCCCTTATTGGTATTACAGTCGGGGTTGTGGTGGGGATTATTTTTGGTGCCATCCCAGGTATATCAGCCATTATGGCTATTGCCATAATTTTACCACTGACCTTTTACGTAGACCCCATTATTGGTATCCCCATGCTCCTTGCCGTATATAAGGCAGGAATTTATGGTGGCTCTATTTCTGCCATTCTGATCAATACTCCCGGGGCAGCGGCCTCCTTTCTGACCGCACAGGACGGCAACGCCCTGACCAAGATGGGAAAGGCCGGCAAGGCCCTCGATATGTCCCTCTATGCATCAGTTACGGGAGAGATGCTCAGTACTCTTGTTCTGATCTTTGTGGCAGCGCCTATTTCAGTGATCTCTTTGCAGGCAGGGCCCATTGAACGTGTATTCCTCCTGCTCTTTGCCTTTACTGTTATTGGTTCTATTACAGGAGAGTCTGTTGCTCGTGGACTCCTCTCCTGTTGCCTGGGTATGTTTGTGGCTATGGTGGGTATGTCTCCCATCACCGGTGCCTCCCGTTTTACCTTTGGTGTTCCGGAGTTGCTGAATGGCTTTACCTTTATGCCCATGCTCATCGGTGTACTCGTTATGCCTGAGGTTATTAAGGCCATTAGAAATCGTAAGGACCCAGATGCCCAGATGAGACTTATGAAGTCAACCATTCCGGCGGATAATCGTATAAGCTGGAAGGAGTACAAATCTGTCCTGGGCACCATCCTTAAATCATCAGGAATTGGAACCTTTATTGGCTCTCTGCCCGGTCTTGGCTCAAGTACTGCAGCCTTTCTTGCCTACGGTGAGGCAAAACGATGCGCCAAGAATCCTGAGAAATTTGGTAAGGGCTCTATCCGTGGTATTGCCGCCGCAGAATCTGCCAATAATGCAGTATGTGGTGCCACCATGATACCCATGCTCACCCTGGGTATTCCCGGTGATGACGTAGCTGCTCTGCTCATGGGTGCCTTCCTCATTCAGGGTATCACTCCCGGGCCAACCATTTTCTTCGAACACACCAGTGTGATTTACTCGATCTTTGCAGGTTTTCTTATAACAGATCTCTTCCTGCTTGTTATTGCTAAATCGGGATTTCGTTTCTGGACAAGAGTAGCCTCTGTTCCACGTAGCTACATCTTCCCATGCGTTACCATTTTCGCCTTTGCAGGTTCTTTTACTGTAAATCAGGATATTAACGATGTGTTTGTTCTCATCCTCTTTACCCTGTTTGGATATGGGATGCGCCTGACAGGACTGAATCCTGCGGCCTTTATCATCGGCGTTATCCTTACCCCGTTTTTAGAGCAAAACCTTGATCAGGCTGTGGCCATTGTCGGCACAGAGTACCACCTGTTCTTTGCCTCACCATTTTCGTGGATATTCACCGCATTGGCAGCTTTCTCCGTATATAGCACCCTGCGTCAACGTAAGAAAGAAGCCGCCAGAGCAGCCCTTAAAAAGGCGATAGAAGTAGATGAGGGTGTCGAGGTACCCGCCTAA
- a CDS encoding tripartite tricarboxylate transporter TctB family protein, with protein MMNRRKLDVIIHAVLIIMSIIVLTNDNLVEGGMETALGSMFLPRLIAVCIIAFSGTIGAQSLYKLRKALPLEEQEFIDTNGFMGIVVYIAYFLIYWYMVPIVGFIVATPFIMIAVALLLGSRNWLVMLPLSIVTPILIYYGCYNYLRVLLPTWSL; from the coding sequence ATGATGAACAGAAGAAAACTTGATGTGATTATCCATGCAGTCCTGATAATCATGTCGATAATTGTCCTTACAAATGACAATCTGGTTGAAGGAGGTATGGAAACAGCTCTGGGATCTATGTTTCTACCTCGCCTAATAGCCGTCTGTATTATTGCATTTTCAGGAACCATAGGGGCTCAATCCCTCTATAAGCTGCGTAAGGCCTTACCCCTCGAAGAGCAGGAATTCATTGATACTAATGGTTTTATGGGGATTGTCGTCTATATAGCATACTTCCTCATATACTGGTACATGGTGCCCATTGTTGGATTTATAGTGGCTACACCATTTATCATGATAGCCGTTGCCCTGCTTCTGGGAAGTCGAAACTGGCTTGTCATGCTCCCCCTATCTATAGTAACGCCAATCCTGATTTATTATGGCTGCTATAACTATTTACGAGTGCTATTACCGACTTGGTCCCTGTAA
- a CDS encoding NAD(P)/FAD-dependent oxidoreductase — protein MQEKQQKWDVAIVGAGPAGLSCAITAAKLGLDVILLDDQNLAGGQIYRWVTGDNAHKNFLSPHDREEGAALVNSMLEGNIRYIANAVVWHGGYERLLATVDGKTMDIRTQYIVIATGAMERPVPFKGWTLPNVMTAGSADLLYKTAGMTPDAPVVIAGNGPLVPLVAGHLLELGVPLAGILETMPLTNLVRSMAHMPKALQDIPFLFKGVKMTAALLGKTKYFRGVSNISAHGDNKVERVQFSSFSGKHSIDCSTLLVHEGLIPRTHVSRMFQLEHVWDKTQRYWYPLVNQFGKSSNQRVYVVGDCTKVHGIGSSTCKGEMAALDITQKLGKVGAGKAKELIGETQKRLQKAVAPRDFVDSYFAPRKGLFDMDDSVTVCRCENVSAGDIRRAVQEGCQEVNDIKLRTRCGMGPCQGRMCGSALAEIAAKELGRDVPAVGALNIRTPVRPVSLENIMILEAEGNQ, from the coding sequence ATGCAAGAAAAGCAACAAAAGTGGGACGTTGCCATTGTTGGGGCAGGCCCTGCCGGACTTAGCTGTGCCATCACTGCTGCAAAATTAGGCCTTGATGTTATCCTTCTCGATGATCAGAATCTTGCCGGGGGGCAGATCTATCGTTGGGTGACAGGTGATAACGCCCATAAAAACTTTTTGTCTCCCCATGACAGAGAAGAGGGCGCTGCTCTGGTTAACAGCATGCTTGAGGGCAATATTCGTTATATTGCCAATGCAGTGGTCTGGCATGGTGGCTATGAGCGCCTCCTGGCAACGGTCGATGGTAAGACTATGGATATCCGCACTCAGTATATCGTCATCGCCACCGGTGCCATGGAGCGTCCTGTTCCTTTTAAGGGTTGGACCCTGCCAAATGTCATGACTGCGGGCTCAGCCGATCTGCTCTACAAGACAGCCGGGATGACTCCGGATGCTCCTGTGGTTATTGCCGGAAACGGCCCCCTTGTTCCTCTGGTAGCAGGCCATCTCTTAGAACTCGGGGTGCCTCTTGCAGGTATTCTTGAAACAATGCCTCTTACTAATCTTGTCCGCTCAATGGCCCATATGCCGAAGGCCCTGCAGGATATTCCCTTTCTTTTTAAGGGGGTAAAGATGACGGCAGCCCTATTAGGGAAGACCAAATATTTTCGTGGTGTCAGTAATATTTCGGCCCACGGTGATAATAAGGTTGAACGGGTCCAATTTTCAAGTTTTAGCGGCAAGCACAGCATCGATTGCTCTACCCTGCTTGTTCACGAGGGACTTATTCCCCGTACCCATGTAAGTCGAATGTTTCAGCTTGAGCATGTCTGGGACAAAACCCAACGTTACTGGTATCCCCTTGTTAATCAATTTGGCAAGAGTAGCAATCAAAGGGTCTATGTGGTGGGTGATTGCACCAAGGTACATGGAATAGGCAGCTCCACCTGCAAAGGGGAAATGGCAGCCTTAGATATCACTCAAAAGCTTGGCAAAGTAGGAGCAGGCAAGGCAAAAGAGCTTATTGGCGAAACCCAAAAACGCCTGCAAAAAGCCGTTGCCCCACGGGATTTTGTTGATAGTTACTTTGCCCCGAGAAAGGGTCTCTTTGATATGGATGATTCTGTTACCGTCTGTCGCTGTGAGAATGTCTCCGCAGGTGATATCCGTCGTGCCGTTCAGGAGGGATGCCAAGAGGTAAATGATATTAAGTTACGTACCCGTTGTGGTATGGGGCCATGTCAGGGGCGCATGTGCGGTTCTGCCCTGGCAGAAATTGCTGCCAAGGAACTGGGTAGAGATGTGCCTGCTGTGGGGGCACTTAATATTCGTACCCCTGTAAGACCTGTTTCTTTGGAAAATATTATGATTCTTGAAGCCGAGGGAAATCAGTAA
- a CDS encoding (2Fe-2S)-binding protein produces MSEKITIYFEGKPVTVDAGVTVAVAVLEHSHSHNEGNYTSINPVSGERRGPNCLMGVCFECMVTIDGVPNQQSCLIVARDGMKVERQTHMQETL; encoded by the coding sequence ATGTCAGAAAAAATAACTATTTATTTTGAGGGAAAGCCTGTCACAGTCGATGCAGGTGTCACTGTTGCCGTAGCGGTACTGGAACATTCTCATTCCCACAACGAGGGAAACTACACCTCTATTAACCCTGTAAGCGGAGAACGTCGAGGACCCAACTGTCTCATGGGCGTCTGCTTTGAATGCATGGTTACCATAGACGGTGTTCCCAATCAGCAGAGCTGCTTGATCGTTGCCAGAGATGGTATGAAGGTTGAGAGACAAACCCATATGCAGGAGACACTCTAA
- a CDS encoding NAD(P)/FAD-dependent oxidoreductase has product MNHSADVLVIGAGVTGAAIAYGLTKKNKKVVLIDAPPNPIDRSSRANMGLIWCQSKALGNRPYAEWNFESSKLFPELIPEIEELTGIDTMYKQCGGIIPTVGEADYDRRANYLKALDEEAKKFGATKDYPGEMYSRSQLEAHYPGVTFGKEVTGGTWCPEDGHIEPLQLMFALRLAMKRNGGTFLPHCAALDIARNGDSYTVHTSTGTIECERLVITAGLGSKQLANQFGINVPIYANKSQLFLTERIPNLLPTPLLGITRTDGGTVMVGFEHEYMGNNTELVPERLQHVANWAHTIWPAIAKLRVIRCWTGLRVWPKDGFPIYDAIPNHKNAFIFNAHSGVTLAAVQAKHLPEFILGGKLPKNAQGFGLDRFPADA; this is encoded by the coding sequence ATGAATCATAGCGCAGATGTACTTGTCATTGGTGCTGGCGTAACAGGCGCAGCAATAGCCTACGGGCTGACCAAAAAAAACAAGAAGGTGGTTTTAATCGATGCCCCGCCCAATCCTATAGATAGATCATCCAGAGCAAACATGGGCCTTATTTGGTGCCAGTCAAAAGCTCTGGGTAATCGCCCCTATGCGGAGTGGAACTTTGAATCTTCTAAACTTTTCCCTGAGCTGATACCGGAAATAGAAGAGCTTACTGGCATTGATACTATGTACAAGCAGTGTGGTGGTATAATTCCCACCGTGGGCGAAGCCGATTATGACAGGCGGGCAAATTACCTGAAGGCCTTGGATGAAGAGGCAAAAAAATTTGGGGCCACTAAGGATTATCCCGGCGAAATGTACTCCCGATCTCAGCTTGAGGCCCATTACCCGGGAGTCACCTTTGGTAAAGAGGTAACGGGCGGAACCTGGTGTCCAGAGGATGGCCATATAGAACCACTGCAGCTGATGTTCGCTCTTCGATTGGCCATGAAACGCAATGGTGGCACCTTCCTTCCCCACTGTGCTGCCCTGGATATCGCCCGAAATGGTGATAGTTATACTGTTCACACCAGTACGGGTACCATTGAGTGTGAGCGTTTGGTGATAACGGCTGGACTGGGATCTAAGCAACTTGCCAACCAATTTGGCATTAATGTGCCGATTTATGCCAATAAGTCGCAGCTCTTTCTCACCGAGCGTATTCCCAACCTTCTGCCGACACCACTGCTCGGCATCACCCGTACCGACGGCGGTACCGTTATGGTGGGTTTTGAGCATGAGTATATGGGCAATAATACCGAGCTTGTTCCCGAGCGCCTGCAGCATGTGGCTAACTGGGCCCATACTATCTGGCCAGCCATTGCCAAACTTCGTGTTATTCGCTGTTGGACCGGACTGCGGGTCTGGCCCAAGGACGGCTTCCCTATTTACGACGCTATCCCAAATCACAAAAATGCCTTTATTTTTAATGCCCATAGCGGTGTCACCCTGGCAGCAGTGCAGGCAAAGCATCTTCCTGAGTTTATTCTTGGCGGTAAGTTACCAAAGAATGCCCAGGGATTTGGTCTGGATCGTTTCCCGGCTGATGCATAG
- a CDS encoding DUF1653 domain-containing protein has translation MKLRSSSSQIAPGLYQHYKGPKYQVLGTATHSESEETMVVYQTLYGKFDYWVRPLAMFSEEVEVEGKLVPRFRKIAEEE, from the coding sequence ATGAAATTAAGATCAAGTAGCTCCCAGATAGCACCCGGTCTCTATCAACATTATAAGGGCCCAAAATATCAAGTCTTAGGCACTGCCACTCACAGTGAAAGTGAAGAGACAATGGTCGTCTATCAAACCCTCTATGGCAAGTTCGATTACTGGGTGAGGCCTCTTGCCATGTTTAGTGAAGAGGTAGAGGTAGAGGGTAAACTGGTCCCCCGTTTCAGAAAAATTGCTGAAGAAGAATAA